The following are encoded in a window of Roseimicrobium gellanilyticum genomic DNA:
- a CDS encoding RHS repeat-associated core domain-containing protein, whose product MDFHVVETAEEPMPHTQALVLFETCGGFFALSAFSWIEEVPAHCWWEDDGFGNMVEWCSGGEPAIYVGSQTVGGDYFDELPCGKACASSPDYDSPVGGGGSDFPIMPVVLQQSYSLGKGIIGSGGNEVTLGTLLFEKDLSANTFPDIGDLEYVVNPAAGSGGAVEQVKVPPSTGPVVQYKTDNLLVDITDTVGDDGIRIRFYDANVVSASKNPTTGRYTFTGDPIAEHVLTQVQSGTDMGVQISSTVEGKTTVHQGFAVLNGDGSGSRTEVNGNIKKEIMDIRTGGATPARTIHITESRLLPNSQTVVMSAHEEHYELRTWGEALIQRVVDPAGANLVTEYTYDNEGNLILEERPDGSWAVYNQFEAIQSTYTPWLDGPTDPSLADSSNSRWVTSQVQTQYDSMGILISTTRTNTESILGAMVSKAVSIETEGMDPVGSGSVILLETKRYHGSESTPRLVETSVYDKKWDAGSRRYVRGDLRRTIGADGVVRTYEKVSSTVNKVTMGTIANPEGIAGKTTQVETETGDFGAVRQTTRVYTGSSTYVDISEREISYTAPTGFPQVETIDGQTISTVTRPNATTLVTTDAEGVSTTQVADGNGELASTTRNGVTTTYGWASQNGLLKRATTRTAGTLTLTSYEVTDPAGRVVERCDENGVERLYSYTLGGRVTTEYGPGPVNERRETITTQYLDGQVKSLTGNAVVDEHYTYAVDGTSNPLLARTRVQTTYIGDGYNLTSGNESPRWRKSHTDGVGRTVCEQKPGPDSTVLTTTHHYNSAGQLVRVENTGSADLVHGYDIETGTQNLTGYDLDDSGTLELASNEPVTKASHFYELDNGDWWQVQESLTLTNAQSGTEGRLTRTRRKLGDGLAGPSETTQADGTVLTTSISINSTTRTRTVTTTSSRSDLDGVQTLMNGLLMSVTQAGHPGEWTYTYDDMERLTSFTEPGQSATITTHITGSNLPASSSGPQGSFTYSYYAPTSPWAGELESIMDGEGAVTTRVYSQRGELAATWGTGTYPVRYEYNAFGDKVKMHTYQTDPASNTPVTAGNITEWVYEASTGLLLEQKDAANEAVTYEHEVTANGSLMRRIWARGEETEFVRDKVGRLISVLYDDANTPDVQHVYLRDGSLAQSTDGAGVHDFTYDGPARQQVTEVISGTGLLSGYTVEHRVGHRTQTGYAEVRKGTEVVMNATRTHASGSGMLQGINGPAGSAWTYAYRSVSPQISEVGFTATGGTAQVAVREYDTLGRVSSIRYQRGTAGSTWSTYGVMGWNYTYHANSPQRREAVLPYRPSGGSALAASPPGWAYDYNLRGEVTGVARSDADGLAVDGQDWGYDYDAVGNRLSSTQDAKARNYTANALNQYANITHSGQVEISGLTASGVTRVAVNGQPSSGRPPGNGEPDGFSQWLTVPNTANGVWHSVQVKATRPGEPPETPLDMLKQGRIWVPQAQTSPQYDEDGNLLFDGRWRYTWDGENRLLAMETDGMVALLPNAPPRMRVEFAYDGQSRRVAKVVKRWQSGPEQWVTIASWKYLYEGWNVLVELDELRGGAVERSYVWGSDLSGNMRGAGGVGGLLGVYDGRSAKVYNVMTEVNGNVMGLVDAASGQWVARYDYDAFGNRITAVGTQAGLCPYGFSTKYTDVETGLCYYGYRYYSPDFGRWLNRDPIAEHAWFQYSEYASALGLSSSDTSALRSSSKGPEAGVNELGGLNAFVGNNPIATYDVLGLHTGLLHGYDIEIYTERRNYGMFSGIIGIFSNSAYSYHDLTLSGDINSCDDADLYVRVQNDPYSVTGMLATNGPIAYAGADITGPSRAFLNGSPSMSWMVKASPSMQGVWLWHKLTLPSSLLVIPIIEAKISVKRGRWLVGGYADVEIVEWGTGLSWSRRITIR is encoded by the coding sequence ATGGATTTCCACGTTGTGGAGACGGCCGAAGAGCCAATGCCCCATACCCAGGCGTTGGTTCTATTTGAAACCTGCGGCGGTTTCTTCGCCCTCTCGGCTTTCAGTTGGATTGAGGAGGTTCCTGCACATTGCTGGTGGGAGGATGACGGTTTTGGAAACATGGTCGAATGGTGCTCGGGCGGTGAACCTGCGATCTACGTGGGAAGTCAGACCGTTGGCGGCGACTACTTCGATGAGCTTCCCTGCGGCAAGGCCTGCGCATCGTCCCCAGACTATGATTCTCCCGTCGGGGGCGGGGGCTCGGACTTTCCCATCATGCCTGTCGTATTGCAGCAGAGCTACAGTCTCGGCAAAGGGATAATTGGCTCAGGTGGCAACGAAGTAACTCTCGGCACGTTGCTTTTTGAGAAAGATCTGAGTGCGAATACCTTTCCGGACATCGGAGATCTTGAGTACGTCGTGAATCCTGCTGCCGGATCCGGGGGGGCGGTGGAGCAGGTGAAGGTGCCGCCCTCGACGGGCCCGGTGGTGCAATACAAAACAGACAACCTGCTGGTGGACATCACGGACACTGTCGGAGACGACGGTATTCGCATTCGCTTCTATGATGCAAATGTGGTGAGCGCCAGTAAGAACCCCACAACGGGGCGGTATACATTCACCGGTGATCCGATCGCGGAGCATGTGCTGACCCAGGTGCAATCAGGCACGGACATGGGTGTGCAAATCAGCTCCACCGTAGAAGGCAAAACGACGGTGCACCAGGGATTCGCGGTGCTAAACGGCGATGGCAGCGGTTCCCGCACCGAGGTGAATGGCAACATCAAAAAAGAGATCATGGATATTCGCACCGGTGGTGCCACGCCTGCGCGTACCATTCATATTACGGAATCCAGGCTTCTCCCCAACAGCCAGACGGTGGTGATGTCAGCGCATGAGGAACACTACGAGCTACGGACATGGGGGGAAGCGCTGATCCAACGAGTGGTGGACCCTGCTGGTGCCAATCTCGTCACCGAATACACCTATGACAACGAAGGGAACCTTATCCTTGAGGAACGGCCTGATGGTTCGTGGGCGGTCTACAATCAGTTTGAAGCCATCCAGTCTACCTACACGCCGTGGTTGGATGGTCCGACGGATCCTTCGCTGGCTGACTCCTCGAATTCCCGCTGGGTAACTTCGCAAGTGCAGACCCAGTATGATAGTATGGGCATCCTCATTTCCACGACCCGCACGAATACTGAGTCCATTCTCGGGGCCATGGTTTCCAAGGCAGTCTCCATTGAGACTGAAGGAATGGACCCGGTAGGCAGCGGCAGCGTCATCCTGCTCGAAACGAAACGCTATCACGGAAGCGAGAGTACGCCGAGGCTGGTGGAAACGTCAGTGTACGACAAGAAGTGGGATGCGGGATCCAGGCGTTATGTTCGTGGCGATCTACGCCGGACCATCGGGGCGGACGGTGTGGTGCGCACGTATGAAAAGGTGTCCAGCACGGTGAACAAAGTCACCATGGGTACCATTGCCAATCCGGAAGGCATTGCTGGAAAGACGACCCAAGTGGAGACAGAGACGGGTGATTTCGGCGCGGTGCGTCAGACGACACGCGTCTATACCGGAAGCAGCACTTATGTGGATATCAGCGAGCGCGAGATCAGCTACACCGCGCCCACGGGGTTCCCACAGGTTGAAACCATCGATGGGCAGACGATCAGTACCGTGACGCGGCCCAATGCCACCACTTTGGTGACCACAGATGCCGAAGGCGTGTCCACCACGCAGGTGGCTGATGGCAATGGTGAGCTGGCTTCGACGACACGTAACGGGGTGACTACGACCTACGGATGGGCTTCACAAAATGGCCTGCTCAAGCGCGCCACCACCCGAACGGCGGGCACGCTGACGCTGACCTCTTATGAGGTGACTGACCCCGCTGGTCGTGTGGTGGAGCGATGCGATGAAAATGGCGTAGAGCGACTCTATAGTTACACCCTGGGAGGACGGGTGACCACGGAGTACGGACCAGGCCCGGTGAATGAACGAAGGGAAACCATAACCACACAATATCTTGATGGTCAGGTCAAGAGTTTGACCGGCAACGCTGTGGTTGACGAACACTACACCTACGCGGTCGATGGAACCTCAAATCCCCTGCTGGCCAGAACCAGGGTGCAAACCACCTACATTGGAGATGGTTACAACCTCACCTCCGGGAATGAGTCGCCCCGCTGGCGCAAAAGCCATACGGATGGAGTGGGTCGAACCGTGTGCGAGCAGAAGCCGGGCCCTGACAGTACGGTGCTCACGACCACACACCATTACAATAGTGCCGGACAGCTTGTCCGTGTGGAGAATACCGGATCTGCGGATCTAGTCCATGGCTATGATATCGAGACCGGGACACAGAACCTGACCGGTTATGACCTGGATGATTCTGGCACGCTGGAGCTGGCCTCCAATGAGCCGGTCACCAAGGCCTCGCACTTTTATGAGCTGGACAATGGGGACTGGTGGCAGGTGCAGGAATCGCTGACCTTGACCAACGCTCAGAGTGGCACCGAAGGGAGGCTGACCAGGACAAGGCGGAAGTTGGGGGATGGGCTTGCCGGCCCCTCGGAGACCACGCAGGCGGATGGCACGGTGTTGACCACTTCCATCAGCATCAACAGCACTACACGCACACGGACAGTTACCACCACTTCGTCCCGCAGTGATCTGGATGGAGTACAGACTCTTATGAATGGGCTGCTCATGAGTGTCACACAAGCGGGACATCCGGGAGAGTGGACATATACCTACGATGACATGGAGCGGCTGACCAGCTTCACAGAGCCAGGGCAGAGCGCGACCATCACGACCCACATCACTGGCAGCAATCTCCCCGCATCATCGAGTGGGCCGCAGGGCAGCTTCACTTACTCCTACTATGCGCCAACCTCACCATGGGCGGGTGAGTTGGAATCGATTATGGATGGTGAGGGCGCGGTGACCACGCGGGTGTACAGTCAGCGAGGCGAACTGGCAGCGACGTGGGGCACAGGCACCTATCCGGTGAGGTATGAATACAACGCCTTCGGGGACAAGGTGAAGATGCACACCTACCAGACTGACCCGGCGAGCAACACACCGGTGACGGCGGGCAATATCACAGAGTGGGTCTATGAAGCATCCACAGGCCTGCTGCTGGAGCAGAAGGATGCGGCCAATGAGGCAGTGACCTATGAGCACGAGGTCACGGCCAATGGCAGCCTGATGCGCCGCATATGGGCGCGCGGAGAAGAGACGGAGTTCGTTCGCGACAAAGTGGGACGTCTCATCTCCGTGTTGTATGACGATGCGAACACGCCGGATGTGCAGCATGTGTATCTGCGAGACGGCTCGCTGGCGCAAAGCACGGATGGTGCAGGTGTGCATGACTTCACTTATGATGGCCCGGCACGACAACAGGTGACGGAAGTGATCTCAGGCACGGGATTGCTGAGCGGCTACACCGTGGAGCACCGGGTTGGGCACCGCACGCAGACCGGGTATGCTGAAGTGCGCAAAGGAACCGAAGTGGTGATGAACGCAACGCGCACCCATGCCAGCGGTAGCGGAATGCTACAGGGCATCAATGGTCCGGCTGGATCAGCCTGGACGTATGCCTACCGCAGCGTGAGCCCGCAGATCAGCGAGGTGGGATTCACTGCCACGGGCGGCACAGCACAGGTGGCTGTGCGGGAGTATGACACCCTGGGAAGGGTGAGTTCCATCCGCTACCAGCGGGGCACGGCAGGGTCCACGTGGTCCACGTACGGCGTCATGGGGTGGAACTACACGTACCATGCCAATTCACCGCAGCGGAGGGAGGCCGTGCTCCCCTATCGCCCTTCGGGAGGCTCTGCTTTGGCAGCAAGTCCACCCGGCTGGGCCTATGACTACAACCTGCGAGGAGAGGTCACAGGGGTGGCGCGCAGTGATGCAGACGGACTGGCTGTCGACGGGCAGGACTGGGGTTATGACTATGACGCCGTCGGCAACCGACTGAGCAGCACCCAAGATGCGAAAGCACGCAACTACACGGCCAATGCGCTCAACCAGTATGCGAACATCACTCACTCTGGTCAGGTGGAGATCAGCGGCCTTACAGCATCCGGTGTCACGCGCGTGGCAGTGAATGGCCAGCCCTCTTCCGGACGTCCACCCGGCAACGGCGAACCGGATGGCTTCTCCCAGTGGCTCACGGTGCCCAACACCGCCAATGGAGTGTGGCATTCGGTGCAGGTGAAGGCCACCCGCCCCGGCGAGCCGCCGGAGACTCCGCTGGACATGCTCAAGCAGGGACGCATCTGGGTCCCCCAAGCGCAGACCTCCCCGCAGTACGACGAGGATGGCAATCTTCTCTTCGATGGAAGGTGGCGCTATACATGGGACGGCGAGAACCGCCTGCTGGCTATGGAGACAGACGGCATGGTCGCGCTGCTGCCGAACGCCCCCCCTCGCATGCGGGTGGAGTTTGCGTATGATGGCCAAAGCCGCCGCGTAGCCAAGGTGGTGAAGCGCTGGCAGTCAGGTCCTGAACAATGGGTGACCATCGCCTCATGGAAGTATCTTTACGAGGGGTGGAATGTCCTGGTCGAACTGGATGAACTGCGAGGTGGCGCTGTGGAGCGCTCTTACGTATGGGGCTCGGACCTGAGCGGGAACATGCGGGGAGCAGGAGGTGTAGGCGGTCTGCTCGGAGTCTATGATGGTCGCAGTGCCAAGGTCTATAACGTGATGACTGAGGTCAACGGCAACGTGATGGGGTTGGTAGATGCTGCAAGTGGACAATGGGTCGCGCGATACGACTACGATGCCTTCGGAAATCGCATCACCGCAGTCGGTACGCAGGCTGGGCTGTGCCCGTACGGGTTCAGCACGAAGTACACCGATGTGGAAACAGGATTGTGCTACTACGGGTACCGATACTACTCGCCAGATTTTGGCAGGTGGCTCAACAGGGATCCGATTGCAGAGCACGCATGGTTCCAGTATAGCGAATACGCTTCAGCCCTTGGCTTGTCCAGTTCGGATACGAGTGCTTTGAGATCTTCGTCAAAGGGTCCGGAGGCGGGCGTGAATGAACTTGGGGGACTCAACGCATTTGTCGGCAACAACCCAATTGCCACCTATGACGTCTTGGGACTGCACACAGGCTTGCTGCACGGCTATGATATCGAGATTTACACCGAAAGACGCAACTATGGCATGTTCAGCGGCATCATCGGAATCTTCAGCAACTCTGCCTATTCATACCACGACCTCACATTGTCTGGAGACATTAACTCATGTGATGATGCAGATCTCTATGTACGCGTTCAGAACGATCCCTATAGTGTCACGGGAATGCTGGCAACAAATGGACCCATTGCCTATGCAGGCGCTGACATAACTGGGCCTTCCCGCGCATTCCTAAATGGCTCGCCCTCTATGTCATGGATGGTGAAAGCAAGTCCAAGCATGCAAGGGGTTTGGTTGTGGCACAAGCTGACGCTTCCCAGTTCCCTATTGGTGATTCCCATCATCGAAGCCAAGATATCTGTCAAACGCGGCAGATGGTTGGTTGGTGGATACGCTGATGTTGAAATTGTTGAATGGGGCACGGGGCTCAGCTGGAGCAGAAGAATCACTATTAGATAG
- a CDS encoding thrombospondin type 3 repeat-containing protein codes for MKSLPNPGWCLPSRLGAILLTTMTWLQLDQLADGQNITDSFNYTVNTPIGNYSGWTVPVGEAVVTTQYVKSATRALRMVGGQGTEVRRDLGGAGSANVLYVDFWIRPVVYENWFETAIVLDGSVIGFIKDGPEGKIYVSDGAGSGGGENWVDTGHRFWMNRDGVTASEWMRISIRQDAVNNTWDIYVNGKMFVANLAFKDRGVLPGALVLFGGNLPADVYVDDLKIWTSNPVFTDADLDGMEDAFETANSMDTGLDDRALASSADPNISRIQYYLNETHNWFTGQWAQETTDTDGDGMPDSWELLFGLDPNNDADGSADRDGDRVSNLREYQQGTSPAGSYALKDLGGIMAAEGAFGHYFQPVDINNLGEVIGSYPTASNIYRYVKWSPSNGVSEVFTNTETVQPRGLLAINDHSHVLGYYKPLTPGSAPMFWWDGSTLNAVDLPQTFSQTTTIASLGTVNILANDWVNSWVWYDDSPPPVFDGVHNEYVHSFSLFNNSYQASMDETFVVDLKRTDWLAYTSAVIGFTNGGVLWGTYTSDGGYIEAPEPFVDFDTLFDAARSSSSGLFSYQTPLHGTTEAYTQFAENDWSGLDILQPVHVNRRGMALGYVRSFMDGNETSSGVYIDTEGPGHIVVSQPFESGYVPLKLNNFGHAFLQDTSTGERGIYRDGQWFPLQNTFPPGVNFTAIALDDWDKVVGNASSNFGPALWTEEGIVRLADAAPSGGGWNLPQGSITAMNDRGVMVGVATFTGQPVKRCFILWRNDDQDGDGIPDDWERQIFEDDANDALVTISDVRGDDDADGDGLSNLEEFWNNSDPVTNADTLASEVGLTVFNRLE; via the coding sequence ATGAAATCCCTACCTAATCCCGGATGGTGCCTCCCATCCCGTCTTGGAGCCATCTTGTTGACGACCATGACATGGTTGCAGCTGGATCAATTGGCTGACGGGCAGAACATCACGGACAGCTTTAACTACACGGTCAATACGCCAATCGGTAACTATTCCGGCTGGACCGTTCCGGTGGGTGAGGCTGTTGTCACCACCCAGTACGTCAAGTCGGCTACGCGAGCGTTGCGGATGGTTGGAGGTCAGGGAACGGAAGTCCGGCGTGACCTTGGCGGGGCAGGCAGTGCAAATGTGCTTTATGTAGATTTCTGGATCCGTCCTGTGGTGTACGAAAACTGGTTTGAGACGGCGATCGTACTGGACGGGTCGGTCATTGGCTTCATCAAGGACGGGCCTGAGGGGAAGATCTACGTAAGCGACGGAGCCGGGAGCGGAGGTGGGGAAAACTGGGTGGATACTGGGCATCGCTTCTGGATGAATCGCGATGGTGTGACCGCCAGCGAATGGATGCGCATCAGCATCCGGCAGGATGCGGTGAACAACACCTGGGACATCTATGTGAATGGCAAGATGTTCGTGGCGAACCTTGCCTTCAAGGATCGGGGTGTGCTGCCCGGAGCCCTGGTGCTGTTTGGAGGAAACCTCCCTGCGGATGTGTATGTGGATGACCTGAAGATCTGGACATCAAATCCCGTGTTCACGGATGCTGATCTAGACGGGATGGAGGATGCCTTTGAAACCGCCAATTCGATGGACACGGGATTGGACGATCGGGCTTTGGCGAGCAGCGCTGACCCCAACATCTCCCGTATCCAGTATTACCTCAACGAAACGCACAATTGGTTCACCGGGCAATGGGCTCAGGAGACGACCGACACGGACGGAGATGGCATGCCGGATTCATGGGAACTGCTCTTTGGCCTGGACCCGAACAATGATGCTGATGGATCGGCAGACCGGGATGGTGACCGTGTTTCCAATCTGCGTGAGTATCAGCAAGGCACCTCTCCGGCAGGCAGTTACGCGCTCAAAGACCTGGGAGGCATCATGGCTGCGGAGGGAGCGTTTGGACACTATTTTCAACCTGTAGATATCAACAATCTGGGCGAGGTTATTGGGTCCTATCCCACGGCGAGCAACATTTATAGATATGTGAAATGGAGTCCCTCCAACGGCGTCTCCGAGGTGTTTACAAACACTGAAACCGTGCAACCGCGTGGACTCCTGGCCATTAACGACCATTCGCACGTTCTGGGCTACTACAAGCCCTTGACCCCGGGCAGTGCTCCGATGTTCTGGTGGGATGGAAGCACGCTGAACGCTGTGGATTTGCCGCAAACGTTCAGTCAAACCACAACGATTGCTTCGCTCGGCACAGTGAACATTCTGGCAAACGATTGGGTCAACAGCTGGGTATGGTATGATGACTCCCCACCTCCGGTCTTTGATGGGGTGCACAACGAGTATGTGCATTCATTTAGCCTGTTCAACAATTCGTACCAGGCCAGCATGGACGAAACCTTCGTGGTGGACCTGAAGCGCACCGACTGGCTGGCCTACACCTCTGCGGTGATAGGATTCACAAATGGAGGTGTCTTATGGGGCACCTATACTTCAGACGGAGGATATATTGAAGCTCCCGAGCCCTTTGTGGATTTTGACACGCTGTTTGATGCAGCGCGGTCATCATCCAGCGGTTTGTTCTCGTATCAGACCCCCTTGCACGGAACGACGGAGGCATACACACAATTTGCTGAGAATGACTGGAGCGGGCTTGATATACTTCAGCCAGTGCATGTCAACCGACGGGGCATGGCGCTCGGATACGTTCGAAGCTTTATGGATGGCAACGAAACCTCCAGTGGAGTCTATATAGATACCGAGGGCCCTGGCCATATTGTTGTCTCTCAGCCGTTTGAGAGTGGTTATGTGCCGCTAAAACTCAATAATTTTGGACATGCGTTTCTACAAGATACCAGCACTGGTGAGCGAGGGATCTACCGGGACGGACAATGGTTCCCTTTGCAAAACACATTCCCACCAGGAGTAAATTTTACGGCAATTGCTCTGGACGATTGGGATAAAGTAGTTGGAAATGCATCCTCAAACTTCGGTCCCGCGTTGTGGACGGAAGAAGGCATCGTGCGATTGGCCGATGCGGCCCCTAGTGGAGGAGGCTGGAATCTCCCGCAAGGAAGCATTACGGCGATGAATGACCGGGGTGTCATGGTGGGAGTAGCTACATTCACCGGTCAACCCGTGAAGCGCTGTTTCATCCTGTGGCGCAATGACGACCAGGATGGCGATGGCATTCCGGATGACTGGGAGCGCCAGATATTTGAAGATGATGCCAATGATGCACTCGTCACGATCTCCGACGTGCGTGGGGATGATGACGCCGACGGAGACGGGTTGAGCAATCTGGAGGAGTTCTGGAACAACAGCGACCCGGTGACGAACGCGGATACGTTGGCCTCGGAGGTGGGACTGACGGTATTCAACCGGTTGGAGTAG
- a CDS encoding class I SAM-dependent methyltransferase, with amino-acid sequence MMKAAGVSQARNVLELGPGTGAFTEEIQKALPVGSRYLGLEMNAAFVDTLKSRFPGMNFEQAAAQEFDYSPYLVDGGFDTIVSGLPWAALSERVQAELLESIYRVLKPDGVFATFVYTGIHWGPRGQKFRRLLTSRSRKVETTPTVWTNLPPAFIYVAQPGEAGTRLG; translated from the coding sequence ATGATGAAGGCTGCCGGTGTTTCGCAAGCCCGGAATGTGCTTGAACTTGGGCCCGGTACTGGTGCGTTCACCGAGGAAATCCAAAAGGCGCTTCCTGTGGGATCCCGCTACCTCGGACTTGAGATGAATGCAGCCTTTGTCGACACGCTGAAGAGCCGGTTTCCTGGAATGAACTTTGAGCAGGCGGCAGCGCAAGAATTCGACTACAGTCCGTATCTCGTTGACGGAGGTTTCGACACCATCGTTTCGGGTCTGCCTTGGGCAGCGCTGAGCGAGCGGGTGCAGGCTGAGCTTCTTGAGAGCATTTACCGCGTTCTGAAACCAGACGGTGTGTTCGCCACTTTCGTCTATACCGGAATCCACTGGGGCCCACGCGGGCAAAAATTTCGCCGCCTGCTGACGTCTCGCAGCAGAAAGGTGGAAACGACGCCGACCGTCTGGACCAATCTACCGCCTGCATTTATCTATGTGGCGCAGCCGGGTGAGGCAGGAACGCGTCTTGGGTGA
- a CDS encoding aminotransferase class III-fold pyridoxal phosphate-dependent enzyme, with the protein MTPIEPIALTVTTAAVVAAAWRPVCQRIELSLAKHRSLTGHSRMAKRFASQVPGYSYDGDRFFSCDGAPADIQSARRTGFAELAATLNARHQKSIALTKQARERISDLQFTGAYRVPFQFSRYVREHFSIGAFLDSAEGVSVTDLDGERLIDLTGSYGVNVFGHDFYKSCMAEGSARAAGMGMVLGSCHPSVAWNAEELCRISGMDEVSFHMSGTEAVMQAVRLARYHTRRKKIVRFCGAYHGWWDDVQPGPGNPMPPGRVYTLQEMSGAALQVLRKRRDVACVLVNPLQGLHPNKAAPGDGTLVDSSRSAHFDREAYTRWLQQLREACTANGIVLIFDEVFLGFRLALGGAQEYFGVKADMVTYGKTLGGGFPVGVVCGKRHLMKRYRDDRPGDICFARGTFNSHPHVMAAMQVFLERVQTPSVQALYAGLDGVWNSRAEQLNQRLLEAGLPVTVSNLSTIWTVSFTRASRYNWMYQFYLRAHGLALSWVGTGRLVFSLNFTDEEFAEVSERIIAAAKAMQAAGWWWQDASLTNKSIKRGVLREMLRHRFQ; encoded by the coding sequence GTGACCCCCATCGAACCGATTGCCCTTACCGTAACTACTGCGGCCGTGGTGGCCGCAGCCTGGCGACCAGTCTGCCAGAGGATTGAACTGTCGCTGGCCAAACACCGCTCGCTCACCGGACATTCGCGCATGGCGAAGCGTTTTGCGTCGCAGGTGCCTGGTTACTCGTATGACGGGGATCGGTTCTTTTCGTGCGATGGAGCGCCCGCGGATATTCAGTCTGCCAGACGCACAGGCTTTGCCGAACTGGCCGCAACCCTGAATGCGCGACACCAGAAATCCATCGCGCTGACGAAGCAGGCGAGGGAGAGAATCTCCGACCTGCAGTTCACGGGCGCTTATCGAGTGCCCTTTCAATTCAGCAGGTATGTGAGGGAGCACTTCTCCATCGGAGCGTTCCTGGATTCCGCGGAAGGCGTGAGTGTCACTGACCTCGATGGAGAGCGTCTCATCGACCTCACGGGTTCTTATGGAGTCAATGTCTTCGGCCATGACTTCTACAAGTCGTGCATGGCCGAAGGCAGCGCACGTGCCGCTGGCATGGGCATGGTCCTCGGCAGCTGCCATCCTTCGGTGGCATGGAACGCAGAAGAGCTGTGCCGCATCTCCGGTATGGATGAAGTTTCCTTCCACATGTCCGGGACGGAGGCGGTGATGCAGGCAGTGCGCCTGGCCCGGTATCACACACGTCGGAAAAAGATTGTGCGCTTCTGTGGCGCCTATCACGGCTGGTGGGATGATGTGCAGCCAGGTCCCGGCAATCCCATGCCGCCCGGAAGAGTCTACACCCTCCAGGAGATGTCTGGGGCCGCCCTGCAGGTGCTTCGCAAGAGGCGCGATGTCGCCTGCGTGCTGGTGAATCCTCTGCAGGGGCTGCACCCGAACAAGGCTGCACCTGGAGACGGCACGCTGGTGGACAGCAGCCGCAGCGCGCACTTTGACCGCGAAGCCTATACCAGATGGCTCCAGCAACTGCGGGAGGCCTGCACCGCGAACGGCATTGTGCTGATCTTTGACGAGGTCTTCCTCGGCTTCCGGCTCGCACTGGGCGGTGCGCAGGAGTATTTCGGAGTGAAGGCGGACATGGTGACGTACGGCAAGACGCTCGGTGGAGGATTCCCCGTGGGCGTGGTCTGTGGCAAACGTCATCTCATGAAGCGCTACCGCGATGACCGTCCGGGGGACATTTGCTTTGCTCGCGGCACCTTCAATTCGCATCCGCATGTCATGGCGGCGATGCAGGTGTTCCTCGAGCGTGTGCAAACGCCCTCTGTGCAAGCTTTGTATGCGGGTCTGGACGGGGTCTGGAACAGCCGCGCAGAACAGCTCAACCAGCGACTCCTTGAAGCAGGGCTTCCTGTCACTGTGTCGAATCTCTCGACAATCTGGACGGTGTCGTTCACCCGGGCTTCCCGCTACAACTGGATGTACCAGTTTTACTTGCGCGCGCATGGGCTGGCCTTGTCCTGGGTGGGAACCGGTCGACTTGTCTTCAGCCTCAACTTCACTGATGAAGAATTCGCGGAGGTGAGTGAACGCATCATCGCCGCAGCAAAAGCGATGCAAGCCGCCGGCTGGTGGTGGCAGGACGCCTCGCTTACCAACAAGTCGATCAAGCGAGGCGTGCTGCGGGAAATGCTGAGGCACCGGTTCCAATAG